One genomic window of Paenisporosarcina antarctica includes the following:
- a CDS encoding diacylglycerol/lipid kinase family protein, giving the protein MKKAMFILNPSSGKELAGSVKDQTVETLKTMGYEVDVKETQGEGDAKGFARQACVEKCHLVIAMGGDGTINEAVNGLAEQQHKPLFSIIPLGTVNDFARALGISLEPSKAIEALKTAKPVFVDIAKVQKQYFMNILAVGQLAENVSQVSVEQKTKLGTLAYVIEGVKALTSNDETEILIEHDRGKWEGKSVLVLVALTNSVGGFEKLAPDAKTDDGFLHVFIVKSAGIPAFMRMSLAMLRGKLEEDPDVVVIKTEKVSIKTTPDMTCNIDGDDGCSTPVLVQILKRHIEVLIPIG; this is encoded by the coding sequence TTGAAAAAAGCAATGTTTATATTAAATCCATCATCAGGTAAAGAGTTAGCAGGATCTGTTAAAGACCAAACAGTTGAAACATTAAAAACGATGGGGTATGAAGTAGATGTCAAAGAAACTCAGGGAGAAGGAGATGCGAAAGGTTTTGCCCGTCAGGCATGCGTAGAAAAATGTCACCTTGTAATAGCGATGGGTGGCGACGGAACCATTAATGAAGCAGTTAATGGATTAGCGGAACAACAACATAAACCACTTTTCTCAATTATTCCTCTTGGTACTGTAAATGATTTCGCACGAGCATTGGGTATTTCTTTAGAACCATCAAAAGCGATTGAAGCCCTTAAAACAGCTAAACCGGTTTTTGTTGATATTGCTAAAGTTCAAAAACAATACTTTATGAATATTTTAGCAGTTGGACAATTAGCAGAAAATGTTTCTCAAGTGTCTGTTGAACAAAAAACGAAACTAGGTACTTTGGCATATGTAATAGAAGGAGTTAAAGCTTTAACTTCAAATGATGAAACAGAAATTCTCATTGAGCATGACCGAGGTAAATGGGAAGGTAAATCTGTGCTTGTATTAGTGGCATTGACGAACTCGGTAGGAGGATTTGAAAAACTGGCTCCTGATGCAAAAACGGATGATGGTTTCCTACATGTCTTTATTGTGAAAAGTGCTGGTATACCTGCTTTTATGCGTATGTCTTTGGCGATGCTGCGAGGGAAGCTTGAAGAAGATCCTGATGTTGTTGTGATTAAAACAGAAAAAGTCAGCATTAAAACAACACCTGATATGACTTGCAATATAGATGGTGATGATGGGTGTAGTACGCCTGTTTTAGTCCAGATATTAAAAAGGCATATTGAAGTGCTAATACCAATTGGATAA
- a CDS encoding ring-cleaving dioxygenase, protein MELAGIHHVSAITANAEKNFDFFTRILGMRLVKKSVNQDNTSSYHLFYGDAVGTPGTDITYFDIPHAAKTVPGASSISNTAFRVKSEAALTYWKERFTQHQVQFEDVIDRFGRKTMYFEDFEGSRLMLEVDDGKGVLYGIPWTKSGVPEEFTVVGLGHVTLTVRKAEQTQLVLTEVLGFKKVGSYPSLMTAMPDITVYSTGKGGPASEVHIEERPDLALERPGRGSVHHVAFRVKTFEDYDKWEELLRSRGFMTSGKIDRYYFKSIYFREPNGILFELATDEPGFATDESVDTLGETLALPPFLESRREQIEASLRPLTFKD, encoded by the coding sequence ATGGAATTAGCAGGGATTCATCATGTATCTGCCATTACGGCAAACGCGGAAAAAAACTTCGATTTCTTCACTCGTATTTTAGGAATGCGACTCGTTAAAAAAAGTGTGAACCAAGATAATACATCTTCGTATCACTTATTTTATGGGGATGCAGTAGGTACCCCTGGAACGGATATAACATATTTTGATATCCCACATGCTGCGAAGACAGTACCCGGAGCTTCAAGTATCAGTAATACGGCTTTTCGTGTGAAAAGTGAAGCTGCTTTAACCTATTGGAAAGAACGCTTTACACAACATCAAGTTCAATTTGAAGATGTAATTGATCGTTTCGGTAGAAAAACGATGTATTTTGAAGACTTTGAAGGATCTCGTCTTATGCTAGAAGTTGATGATGGCAAAGGTGTTCTATATGGTATACCTTGGACAAAATCTGGTGTTCCAGAAGAATTTACAGTGGTTGGTTTAGGTCATGTCACGTTAACCGTGCGTAAAGCAGAACAAACGCAACTAGTTCTTACTGAAGTATTGGGCTTCAAAAAAGTCGGTTCATATCCTTCCCTTATGACAGCAATGCCTGACATCACTGTATATTCTACAGGCAAAGGTGGTCCAGCATCAGAAGTGCATATTGAAGAACGACCTGATTTAGCTTTGGAACGACCAGGTCGTGGAAGTGTTCATCACGTAGCATTTAGAGTGAAAACGTTTGAGGACTATGATAAATGGGAAGAATTATTACGTTCAAGAGGATTTATGACTTCTGGTAAAATCGATCGCTATTACTTTAAATCAATTTATTTCAGGGAACCAAATGGAATTTTGTTTGAACTAGCAACGGATGAACCAGGATTTGCGACAGATGAATCCGTGGATACATTAGGAGAAACACTTGCTTTGCCGCCATTTTTAGAATCCCGCCGTGAACAAATTGAAGCTTCTCTCCGCCCGTTAACGTTTAAAGATTAA
- a CDS encoding DUF1002 domain-containing protein gives MKKNIVRFASILLVASLLMPSVALGSTGSSSDDGINEKFGLPIVVYGADLTETEKQSVKDSLDVKNESEVEEISVTGEDLVNYIKDGDSSARMFSSAKITRQDAGKGLVIDIVTEDNITQVTAEMYENAMLTAGIEDAIVEVAAPKKVTGHSALVGIYKAYEVSGETLDKERTDVANEELSVATILADKSGIDEAKVSELLTEIKKDIAELNPATKEDVEKIVQDQLTKLQIELSPEDRQLLIDLMDRIRKLDIDFSKWSDQLNDLSKTIEDKIGNIVDNEGFWQSVKNFFNNLIDSIRSMFN, from the coding sequence ATGAAAAAGAATATTGTACGTTTTGCTTCAATTTTACTTGTAGCTTCATTGCTTATGCCTTCAGTAGCTCTAGGAAGCACTGGCTCATCGTCTGATGACGGGATAAATGAAAAATTCGGATTACCGATTGTGGTATATGGAGCAGACTTAACAGAAACAGAAAAACAAAGTGTTAAAGATAGCCTAGATGTAAAAAATGAGTCTGAAGTAGAAGAAATTTCAGTGACAGGCGAAGATTTAGTGAACTACATTAAAGATGGAGATTCATCAGCTCGCATGTTCTCATCTGCTAAAATTACGCGTCAAGATGCCGGTAAAGGGTTAGTAATCGACATTGTGACTGAAGATAACATCACACAAGTAACAGCTGAGATGTACGAAAATGCAATGTTAACAGCTGGAATTGAAGATGCTATAGTTGAAGTCGCGGCTCCCAAAAAAGTAACAGGTCATTCTGCTTTAGTAGGGATTTATAAAGCCTATGAAGTTAGTGGAGAAACACTCGACAAGGAACGCACAGATGTAGCGAATGAAGAACTTTCAGTGGCAACTATTCTAGCGGACAAGTCAGGAATTGACGAAGCCAAAGTAAGTGAACTTTTAACAGAGATTAAAAAAGATATTGCTGAATTAAACCCAGCAACTAAAGAAGACGTTGAAAAAATTGTACAAGACCAACTAACGAAGCTACAAATTGAGTTAAGCCCAGAAGATCGTCAATTATTAATTGATTTAATGGATCGCATTCGTAAACTGGACATTGATTTTAGTAAGTGGTCAGATCAATTAAATGATTTAAGTAAAACGATTGAAGATAAAATCGGTAATATCGTTGATAATGAAGGTTTTTGGCAAAGTGTTAAAAACTTTTTTAACAACCTAATTGATTCAATACGTTCTATGTTTAACTAA
- a CDS encoding MFS transporter — MINSQKWLSINFFAFFFTWGVFLPYWTGWLTTEKGLSVFQASIIMGSGMLARAFSTFVLFPAATKLFAIRKVLIWTALLAFLIMALYIIADSFIPLLAITIVFSIVYPVLLPAMESSASVLMKSDRIHYGKSRSFGSAGFTFGLLLIGAATAIWSEKAILWIMLVGLALMWYLYTRPSPAILMIQPEQTKKSQKKSDLKRLLSSKPFVIVLILAILLQGAHASYYNFGYIYLQDLGVNSLYIGFILNVAIMLEILFFARADLLFSKTKVSTMFLIAGTGSTLRWILIFLFPTIWIFVLTQLLHAVSFGVAHYAFIQFISKRLSHNEIPAAQGMYAAFAMSLSTAVLTFAGGYLYEISPGLAFLGMSLFSFPAIVLVLLTRKKFSY; from the coding sequence ATGATAAATTCTCAAAAATGGTTATCTATAAACTTCTTCGCGTTCTTCTTTACATGGGGCGTTTTTCTTCCTTACTGGACTGGATGGTTAACAACTGAAAAAGGTCTCTCCGTTTTTCAGGCAAGCATCATTATGGGTTCAGGAATGCTAGCACGCGCTTTTTCAACATTTGTGTTATTTCCCGCCGCCACTAAACTGTTTGCTATTCGAAAGGTTTTGATATGGACAGCATTGTTGGCCTTCCTTATTATGGCTTTATACATTATAGCTGACTCATTTATTCCCTTACTCGCCATTACCATTGTATTTAGTATTGTCTATCCAGTTTTACTACCTGCCATGGAGAGTAGCGCTTCAGTATTAATGAAATCAGATCGTATTCATTATGGAAAAAGCCGATCTTTCGGATCTGCTGGTTTTACGTTTGGTTTACTATTAATCGGAGCAGCAACAGCCATATGGAGTGAAAAAGCAATCTTATGGATAATGTTAGTTGGACTGGCTTTAATGTGGTATTTATATACTCGTCCTTCTCCAGCAATTCTAATGATACAACCAGAACAGACTAAAAAGAGTCAAAAAAAATCAGATCTTAAACGTTTACTATCTTCTAAACCATTTGTAATTGTACTCATATTAGCCATTCTACTTCAAGGGGCTCATGCTTCTTATTATAATTTTGGGTATATTTATTTGCAGGATCTTGGTGTGAATAGTTTATATATTGGATTTATATTAAATGTAGCTATTATGTTGGAGATTTTATTCTTCGCACGTGCTGATTTACTTTTCTCGAAAACAAAAGTATCAACTATGTTTTTAATTGCAGGAACTGGTTCTACTTTGCGATGGATTCTAATTTTTCTATTTCCAACGATTTGGATTTTTGTATTAACACAATTGTTACACGCTGTTTCATTCGGCGTCGCCCATTATGCTTTTATTCAATTTATCTCTAAACGTTTATCTCATAATGAAATACCTGCAGCTCAAGGTATGTATGCAGCTTTTGCGATGAGTTTAAGTACAGCAGTTCTAACTTTTGCTGGTGGTTATTTGTACGAGATTAGTCCTGGCCTTGCTTTTCTTGGTATGAGCTTATTTTCATTTCCAGCTATAGTTCTTGTATTACTGACTAGAAAAAAATTCTCCTACTAA
- a CDS encoding superoxide dismutase family protein codes for MKKWMMIVCVILMVTGCSQQKELFPVSGQVEYSLETTIVDSTGKGIGIAELTETDTGVRILLQLKGLEPGEKAIHFHEVGKCEHPDFKTAGGHFNPTKKQHGFYNPKGYHGGDLPNLKVKKDGEVDLEITTPNVTLEKGKPNSLLDKDGSSIIIHENADDYVTDPSGNSGDRIACGVIN; via the coding sequence GTGAAGAAATGGATGATGATAGTGTGTGTCATATTAATGGTAACAGGCTGTAGTCAACAAAAAGAGTTATTTCCAGTTAGTGGTCAAGTTGAATATTCGCTTGAAACGACAATTGTGGATTCTACTGGTAAGGGAATAGGAATAGCAGAATTAACAGAAACAGATACAGGAGTGAGAATTTTATTGCAACTAAAAGGATTAGAACCGGGCGAAAAAGCGATTCATTTCCATGAAGTAGGGAAATGCGAACATCCTGATTTTAAAACAGCAGGTGGTCATTTCAATCCCACTAAAAAGCAACATGGCTTTTATAATCCTAAAGGTTATCACGGCGGCGACCTTCCAAACTTGAAAGTGAAAAAAGATGGAGAAGTAGACTTAGAAATTACAACTCCGAATGTAACTCTTGAAAAAGGAAAGCCAAATTCCTTACTTGATAAGGATGGAAGTTCAATAATTATTCATGAAAATGCAGACGATTACGTAACTGATCCTTCTGGAAATTCAGGAGATCGAATTGCATGTGGTGTTATAAATTGA
- the yidC gene encoding membrane protein insertase YidC, whose product MKKKIGLMLMLVMAAVVLSGCSGVENKEGYFYNILVKPFDFLLTFFGDLFNGSFGLAIIAITVLIRVVLMPLMLRNYKTQQGMKLKMDSMKPEMDEIQKKIKASKDKEEQTILQKEMMGLYRKHNVNPLNMGCLPMVIQMPIIMGLYFAILYSPDVKSHQFLWYSLGSPDVIMTLIAGAVYFLQAKVSLWTVPEQQKQQMKMFIYISPIMIMFVSFTSMSALPLYWTIGGLLLIFQTYLGRKFYSNHPEIALEGTGETSIEETTEKTTEKK is encoded by the coding sequence ATGAAGAAGAAAATCGGATTAATGTTAATGCTAGTTATGGCTGCTGTTGTGCTAAGTGGATGTTCGGGTGTTGAAAATAAGGAAGGTTATTTCTACAATATTCTTGTAAAACCTTTCGATTTTTTACTTACTTTTTTTGGGGATTTATTTAATGGAAGTTTCGGCTTAGCCATTATCGCAATTACGGTTTTGATCCGAGTTGTGTTAATGCCTTTAATGCTTCGTAACTATAAAACGCAACAAGGCATGAAGCTCAAAATGGACTCAATGAAGCCTGAAATGGATGAAATTCAAAAGAAAATAAAAGCATCCAAAGATAAAGAAGAGCAAACGATATTGCAAAAAGAAATGATGGGGCTCTACCGTAAACATAATGTCAATCCTTTAAACATGGGTTGTTTACCAATGGTTATTCAAATGCCAATCATTATGGGTCTTTATTTTGCGATATTATATTCACCAGATGTGAAAAGTCATCAATTTTTGTGGTATAGTCTTGGGTCTCCGGATGTAATAATGACGCTTATCGCGGGGGCAGTATATTTCTTACAAGCGAAAGTTTCTCTATGGACCGTACCTGAGCAACAAAAACAACAGATGAAAATGTTTATTTACATTTCCCCTATCATGATTATGTTCGTTTCGTTTACATCTATGTCGGCTCTCCCACTTTACTGGACAATTGGTGGTTTGTTATTGATATTCCAAACTTACCTAGGACGTAAGTTTTATTCCAATCATCCAGAAATAGCATTAGAAGGTACTGGAGAAACATCAATAGAAGAAACAACAGAAAAAACAACAGAAAAAAAATAA
- a CDS encoding helix-turn-helix transcriptional regulator, translating to MKLNQLLDSDSISKKYITEIEIFTQLEGLEDFFELENKLLYQIQQVEKDQAKKTLQLLIEQISLRAGKRTIRAVKHYFIILSSIMARKLYENQVPFKKTFAFNTACIDMVDNHLNDASFLQFADDLIDFFVSVISERKQPTFSHRTVNKVILYINDEVETELSVEEIAKYFQVSTSHLSRIFREHVGITLVEYLNVRRVEESQYYLRHTNKSILAISKQYHFCNQSYFTRIFKKYTEVTPKQFRDQKEHKYFRFGLSTTV from the coding sequence TTGAAACTAAATCAATTATTAGATAGTGATTCTATATCCAAAAAGTATATAACTGAGATTGAAATATTCACTCAGTTGGAGGGCTTAGAAGATTTCTTTGAATTAGAAAACAAACTTTTATATCAAATTCAACAGGTAGAAAAGGATCAAGCAAAGAAAACACTACAGCTTCTTATAGAACAAATTTCATTAAGAGCAGGGAAGCGAACAATTCGCGCAGTAAAACACTACTTTATTATTTTGTCATCCATCATGGCAAGAAAATTGTATGAAAATCAAGTACCATTTAAAAAAACATTTGCTTTTAATACTGCTTGTATTGATATGGTTGATAATCACTTAAATGATGCCTCTTTTTTACAATTTGCAGATGATTTAATCGATTTCTTTGTCTCGGTTATTTCTGAAAGAAAACAACCAACATTTAGTCATCGAACTGTAAATAAAGTAATTTTATATATTAATGACGAAGTGGAAACTGAACTTTCAGTAGAAGAAATTGCAAAGTATTTTCAAGTCAGTACGAGCCATTTATCACGAATTTTCCGTGAACATGTAGGTATTACACTTGTTGAATATTTAAATGTCAGACGTGTAGAAGAATCACAATACTACTTACGTCACACAAATAAAAGCATTTTAGCCATTTCAAAACAATATCATTTCTGTAATCAGAGCTATTTCACCCGTATATTTAAGAAGTATACGGAAGTTACGCCTAAACAATTTCGTGATCAAAAGGAACATAAATATTTTCGTTTTGGACTATCTACAACAGTTTAA
- a CDS encoding GNAT family N-acetyltransferase encodes MKLCYTYKKEWKFMEFQYKELGHDAYAFVYGKDGQNLGEITWTLMGDVMVMDHTFISPTLRGQGNAKKLLDHTAEFAREKGYKMEAVCSYVVSAFNQSDEYEDLKA; translated from the coding sequence ATTAAATTATGCTACACTTACAAAAAGGAGTGGAAGTTTATGGAGTTTCAGTATAAAGAATTAGGTCATGATGCGTATGCATTTGTGTATGGAAAAGATGGTCAAAATTTAGGGGAAATTACATGGACATTGATGGGTGATGTAATGGTGATGGATCATACATTTATATCTCCAACTCTTCGAGGTCAAGGGAATGCCAAGAAGTTACTTGATCATACAGCTGAATTTGCTCGTGAAAAAGGCTATAAAATGGAAGCAGTTTGTTCGTATGTAGTGTCTGCATTTAATCAATCTGATGAATATGAAGATCTTAAAGCATAA
- a CDS encoding LytTR family DNA-binding domain-containing protein, with protein MDTNSINEIMKVIHEFFPEQASIAISNTTEFVYYQPSKKIDLKILPGDPVKEGTATHKALLYGQKVNEFINSEIFGVSYYGMSIPIIEEGETKGAVTAIFPQQPSPFLSKYMTIKTDENWYPVKHNQVLFLETQLRKTFVKTEVREGFHRLNLSELELFLSSESFIRCHRSYIVNIAFIKEIQPDSHSTFLLEMTDGTRIPVSQRYASYFRRALGF; from the coding sequence TTGGACACAAATTCAATTAACGAAATTATGAAAGTAATTCATGAGTTTTTCCCTGAACAAGCATCTATTGCTATTTCTAATACTACTGAATTTGTTTATTACCAACCGAGTAAAAAAATTGATTTAAAAATACTACCTGGTGATCCAGTTAAAGAAGGTACCGCCACACATAAAGCACTTCTTTACGGCCAAAAGGTTAACGAGTTTATTAATTCTGAAATTTTTGGTGTTTCATACTACGGGATGAGTATTCCGATTATTGAAGAAGGGGAAACTAAAGGTGCAGTGACAGCCATTTTCCCACAACAACCATCGCCTTTTTTAAGTAAATATATGACAATAAAAACAGATGAGAATTGGTATCCTGTTAAACATAATCAAGTTCTCTTTTTAGAGACTCAACTACGAAAAACATTTGTCAAAACTGAAGTTCGTGAGGGGTTCCATCGATTAAATTTAAGTGAGTTGGAATTATTTTTATCATCGGAATCATTTATAAGATGTCATCGTTCCTATATCGTCAACATTGCTTTTATTAAAGAAATTCAACCTGATTCCCATTCTACTTTTTTATTAGAAATGACAGATGGAACTAGAATTCCTGTCAGTCAACGTTATGCTAGTTACTTTAGACGCGCATTAGGGTTTTAA
- a CDS encoding DUF4064 domain-containing protein has product MKELSRTGEKALGIIGIILNAIFLVFVTLAVWGASTADKVELKTYFEQNMEMTDSTMTAEDITMMNDTMDVVIDVIGVVGWILVVTLLISVILSIIGVVKVTKSPKVAGILFIFSGMLSGIILLAPILFYIAAIMCFVRKTPDRREDDPFYNNDNQAMRPL; this is encoded by the coding sequence GTGAAGGAATTGAGTAGAACAGGTGAAAAGGCTTTAGGAATTATAGGTATAATTTTAAATGCAATCTTCTTAGTTTTCGTCACACTAGCTGTTTGGGGAGCATCGACAGCAGATAAGGTTGAACTAAAAACGTACTTTGAACAAAATATGGAAATGACAGATTCAACAATGACTGCTGAAGATATCACAATGATGAATGATACTATGGATGTTGTGATAGATGTAATAGGAGTTGTAGGTTGGATATTAGTTGTGACTTTATTAATTAGTGTAATTTTAAGTATTATTGGCGTAGTGAAAGTAACTAAGAGTCCTAAGGTAGCAGGGATCTTATTTATCTTCTCAGGTATGCTATCGGGAATTATTTTATTAGCTCCAATACTATTTTATATCGCTGCAATCATGTGTTTCGTTCGCAAAACACCAGATCGTCGTGAAGATGATCCATTCTACAACAATGACAATCAAGCGATGAGACCACTATAA
- a CDS encoding GNAT family N-acetyltransferase: protein MWRIKSFQELTTTELYTYLQLRVNVFIVEQSCPYPELDGYDMDSYHFSYIENDELLAYARVLPSGVKYNCVSIGRVIVDKKSRGRGLAKQLMEQAISFIHEQWPIADIQLQAQAHLKHFYGSFGFEAISDEYDEDGIPHVDMLKKAVNL from the coding sequence TTGTGGAGAATCAAATCTTTTCAAGAGTTAACAACTACTGAACTTTATACATACTTACAACTTCGGGTAAATGTTTTTATAGTTGAACAATCGTGTCCATATCCCGAGTTAGATGGTTACGATATGGATTCTTATCACTTCTCCTATATCGAAAATGATGAATTGCTTGCCTACGCACGAGTCTTACCTTCTGGGGTAAAATATAACTGCGTTTCTATAGGACGAGTAATAGTGGACAAAAAATCAAGGGGAAGGGGTCTTGCTAAACAATTAATGGAACAAGCAATCTCATTTATTCATGAACAGTGGCCAATCGCAGATATTCAATTACAAGCACAGGCTCACCTTAAACACTTTTATGGCTCATTTGGTTTTGAGGCGATATCTGACGAGTATGATGAAGATGGAATTCCTCATGTTGATATGCTAAAAAAAGCAGTTAATTTGTAA
- a CDS encoding M15 family metallopeptidase translates to MQSRKLRFNKTDKKKWPIVVSIIIASILIIVPVTWIGLHNWDLDKSLSALNIATQADEPTQIISDTQDKSTGETTDEEDQNPVPNEKPKEIETPDESPDEPKESPSPPVEKPANNMYIPNQKHPTSATIIDGFLVVNKRYPLPTDYNIGEDPNARAGFNQMAAAAKLDGFDLMAFSTFRSFERQEVLYNQYVEKDGQQIADQYSARPGYSEHQTGLAFDIGEKNFEQHWASVSFGETPAGVWVAQNAHFYGFTLRYPLGKEEITGYMHESWHYRYVGVEAATDMYMHKQTLEEYLEL, encoded by the coding sequence ATGCAATCTCGTAAATTACGATTCAATAAAACTGACAAAAAAAAATGGCCAATCGTGGTCAGCATAATAATTGCTAGTATTCTCATCATTGTACCTGTGACTTGGATAGGATTACACAACTGGGATCTTGATAAAAGCTTATCTGCACTAAATATAGCAACACAGGCAGATGAACCAACGCAAATTATTTCTGATACGCAAGATAAATCAACAGGTGAAACTACGGATGAAGAAGATCAAAATCCTGTTCCAAATGAGAAACCAAAGGAAATTGAAACGCCGGATGAATCTCCTGATGAGCCAAAAGAAAGCCCATCACCGCCAGTAGAGAAACCAGCAAATAATATGTATATTCCAAATCAAAAACACCCGACATCTGCCACGATTATTGATGGATTTTTAGTAGTTAATAAAAGATATCCTTTACCAACAGACTATAATATAGGCGAGGATCCAAATGCCCGTGCAGGATTCAATCAAATGGCTGCAGCTGCAAAACTTGATGGCTTTGATCTTATGGCATTTAGTACATTTCGTTCATTTGAGCGACAAGAAGTTTTATATAATCAGTATGTTGAAAAAGATGGACAACAAATTGCAGACCAATATAGCGCACGCCCTGGTTATTCTGAGCATCAAACCGGGTTAGCATTCGATATCGGAGAGAAAAACTTTGAACAACACTGGGCTTCTGTATCGTTTGGTGAAACGCCCGCTGGGGTGTGGGTTGCACAAAATGCACATTTCTATGGCTTTACCTTACGTTATCCCTTAGGTAAAGAAGAAATTACAGGCTATATGCATGAGTCTTGGCATTACCGCTATGTCGGTGTTGAGGCAGCAACAGATATGTATATGCACAAACAAACGCTAGAAGAATATTTAGAATTGTAA
- a CDS encoding GNAT family N-acetyltransferase gives MIRAMKQDDIAAVQQIAKLSWHDTYEGIIPIEVQVLFIERTYSKAMMMKRLEKTSMYVAIHNDEIVGFANFTRIDNDGDVELTAIYLLPSHQHLGYGKQLLTEGLNNIQDAQQLLVYVESDNQKGRAFYERNNFICMEEFDEFFEGHPLSTSKYVYNLKTPVNT, from the coding sequence TTGATACGAGCGATGAAACAAGACGATATTGCTGCGGTACAGCAAATCGCTAAACTAAGCTGGCATGATACTTATGAAGGTATTATTCCAATTGAGGTTCAAGTTTTATTTATTGAGCGCACTTATTCGAAGGCAATGATGATGAAACGTTTAGAAAAAACGTCCATGTATGTTGCTATTCATAATGATGAAATTGTTGGTTTCGCTAATTTTACTCGCATTGATAATGATGGGGACGTTGAACTTACAGCTATTTACCTCTTGCCATCTCATCAACACTTAGGATATGGCAAGCAATTATTAACTGAAGGATTGAATAATATTCAAGATGCTCAACAATTATTGGTTTACGTCGAAAGTGACAACCAAAAAGGTCGTGCGTTTTATGAACGTAATAATTTCATATGTATGGAAGAATTCGATGAATTTTTTGAAGGTCATCCGCTATCTACATCTAAATATGTATATAATTTAAAAACGCCGGTAAACACTTAA